The Diorhabda carinulata isolate Delta chromosome 12, icDioCari1.1, whole genome shotgun sequence DNA window TATTCTAATAGAtatttctaatttcacaaaGGAAGTTGTAATGCTGGTATTTTTAGTCATGGCTGATTGTCCCCACACAATAGGTGTAGAATTTGGTACTCGTATCATTGAAGTATCGGGACAAAAAATTAAGCTTCAAATTTGGGATACTGCTGGTCAAGAGCGTTTTAGGGCTGTGACAAGATCGTATTATAGAGGTGCTGCAGGTATGAGtaataatattatctaataataattatcttttttttttaaatgaacctTTAATGTTAAAAGTTATCTACACAGTTTATAAACATGTAAgtgtgatatttttaatacaaagataaaaatttgtatttataaataacattaaaaatgtatttcatgTTTAAAATTGCATcatttataagtttatttttcatttaagctgtaaattaagtaaataaaaaattgtgaataatcattatttaaagttcactttatttacaaaattcttttatatacTTTATTCCAAAcgtatttttatctttaaaaagtAAAATGCGTTTTTTTCAATAGAGAAAAATCCTTCAATGATAAGATATccaggaaaaaaaattgtagattccAGAATTGACATTAATGtcgaataaattattataaaaaaattgctacaCCTATATGTATCGATTGACTGATGCTGCTTTTAAATTCAGGTGCATTGATGGTATATGACATTACTAGAAGATCTACTTACAATCATTTAAGTAGTTGGTTAACTGATACAAGGAATTTAACAAATCCTAGTACCGTAATATTTCTCATAGGAAATAAGTGTGATTTAGAAGGCCAAAGGGACGTAACTTATGAGGAAGCTAGCAAATTTGCAGAAGAAAATGGTCTAATGTTTGTAGAAGCTAGTGCGAAAACGTAagtcatattttataaataaataaacgcAATCTGGATAAATCGCAAACAGGattcaaagttataaaaatatttcttctgtTATTTGCTTGGTTCATACATGTTTTCTTCTAGTATTCAGATATGGATTACTATATTGAACTTGTACACTTATTTTTGTTAGCAGctacttttttataatataataaataacatggAGGGAGGTATAGGTACTTCCAAAACTTATAATATGCACCACTGAATGATATATGTTTCTAAGCAAAACTATTC harbors:
- the LOC130900162 gene encoding ras-related protein Rab-14 is translated as MSAGPYNYSYIFKYIIIGDMGVGKSCLLHQFTEKKFMADCPHTIGVEFGTRIIEVSGQKIKLQIWDTAGQERFRAVTRSYYRGAAGALMVYDITRRSTYNHLSSWLTDTRNLTNPSTVIFLIGNKCDLEGQRDVTYEEASKFAEENGLMFVEASAKTGDNVEEAFLETAKKIYQSIQDGRLDLNAAESGVQHKPSQPGRNMSNDQQANKDNCAC